Genomic window (Clostridiales bacterium):
CAGGATATATTATTTTAGCGATAGCTGTTATTTTGATACTTATAGTTATAGGCATATACAACAGCCTGGTAACTAAAAGGAACAAAGTGAAAAACTCATGGTCTCAGATAGATGTGCAGCTTAAAAGGCGTTTTGATCTTATTCCAAACCTTGTAAATACGGTAAAGGGCTATGCGTCCCATGAAAGGGAAACTCTTGAAAAAATAATTGAAGCCAGAAACAGATTTGCAAGCGCAACGACGCCCGCACAGGCGATGGAAGCCAATAATCAGCTTTCGCAGGTTTTAAGCAGGCTGGCTGTTGTCGTGGAACAATATCCAAACCTTAAGGCAAATGAAAACTTTTTGGAACTGCAGAAACAGCTTTCGGAAACCGAAAACAAAATTAGCTTTTCAAGGCAGTTTTACAATGATGTCGTTATGGATTATAACAATTCCATTCAGATGTTTCCCTCAAATATAATAGCGGGTATGTTCGGTTTTGCAGCTGAACCTTTCTTCGAGGCAAATGAAAATGAAAAGGGAACGGTGGAAGTTAAATTTTAAGGGATATGTTTAAAATAATCAAGGTATAAAAAATTGGCAGGGAACAAAGTCTATTTTGTTCCCTGCCAATTTTCGTTATACCGATAATACTCGATGCGCTTCTTTCAGTTTCTTTCTTATCTCTATATGCTGAGGGCATAACCTTTCGCATCTTCCGCATTCCCTGCATACCGATGCCCTGTTTTTGGCATCCATATGCATATAGTCCCTT
Coding sequences:
- a CDS encoding LemA family protein; its protein translation is MTGYIILAIAVILILIVIGIYNSLVTKRNKVKNSWSQIDVQLKRRFDLIPNLVNTVKGYASHERETLEKIIEARNRFASATTPAQAMEANNQLSQVLSRLAVVVEQYPNLKANENFLELQKQLSETENKISFSRQFYNDVVMDYNNSIQMFPSNIIAGMFGFAAEPFFEANENEKGTVEVKF